The sequence AAATTGCTTGTCGGCCGCGTCGCTGATTTTTTTGAGCGCCGCTTTGTCCTGGGCCGTCATCAGATCGGTGGCGGGCATCGGAACGCCGTTGATCCCTTCGTGAATCCGGTAGTACAGATCAAGCGGCCGGCGCCCGCCGCGGTAAACCCCGAGTCGCAGATTCCGCGGGACAATATGTCGCTCGGGAAGCGCCCCCAGCGGCATGACCACCGACGGCTCGATAAGATCTTGCGGCTTGCGGCCCCAGGTAGCCGGATCCCAAACATACTTGGTCCAATCGTCGTAATCGGTCGTTTGGCCGTCGCCAAGGCCGGTCGGGCCGTGGCACTTGATGCAGGCGGCGCCCTGATATTGGATTTTGACTGGCGCGCTGCCGTCGTCCGGCTTGTACTCGAATTCGCCGGGAGCTTCGTGGGTGAACATTTGCCGGCCGATCGCGATCGACAATCGGCGGGCGGCCCGTTGCTTCGCGATATCGTCGATCTTGTCGAACTGCATGTCCACCGGGCGGTCTTGGACGGCGATCTCAACCGGGTCTTGCCAGCTTGCCACGACCGGCGCCAGCACGGCCGAGAGCGAATCGTGATCGTCCTTAAGCGGTTCGCCCTTCTTCGGACTATCGTGGACCAGCCGGGCCAAGCGCAGTTCCATCTCGCCGCGGATGCTGAGGAAACGAACGTATTCAACGAGCGCCTCCCGATCCAGTTGGGGCAGCAGCTTGAAGGAAGGCATCGCCGTGCCGGGGAGCCCTTCGTGCAACGTGCGCATTAGGTCGTCGGTGGTCGGGCGCTCTGGGCGTTTAGTCGATTTGAATTTATACCAGCCTTCGCGATAATCGCGCGGATAGGGATTCAAGAAGGCCGCGGTCGGTCCCGCGCCGTCGCCGGAGATGCCGTGGCAGTGAACGCAATGCTCGCGAAACAGCCCTTTCGGGCTTCCCGTCGGCGCGTCGCGATGCACCGGGCCGCTACAGCGGCGGAGTTTGTCGAGATCGAGCCCCGTCTCGGCCGGGGCAAATGGTTCGTCGGGCGTGCCGAACAGCGCAGTCAAGATGTCGGCGATCTGCTGCTGTTGCTGCTCGTTGACCTCATTCTTGGTCATCGCGACCATGTTCAAATGAAACTCGGCGACGCTCTGCCCGCAGCCGGCCACCACCGCGCAGCAGGCCACCGCAAGTCCGCAGGCCCAAACCAACGATCTTCGTCCTGGCATTTCTGAGCTTTCCTTCAGGTCATCGTTTAACCGGGAGCCATCGTCGACGGGGCCGCACGCGGCGCTCGAGGTCGCCGGTGGCTCTCGGCTAAACGAATTGTCTTCAACCCGCCTTGAGCGCGGCCGTGCTGACGGTGATGTCTTTCAAGTCCTTCTCCTTACCCGGCTCCAAGCTCACTTTGAATCGCCCTGCTCCGCCGGCCGGCTGCAAATCGGGATTCTTCACGTCGAGCGCACCGGCGTTCTCCTGCCAGATTTGGAATTCGAGTTCTCCGGCGGGCAGATCGGCAATCTCAAAGGTGCCATCTTCGCCGGAGACAGCGCAATACGGATTCGAGGTGACAACGACGCGGGCCTTCATCCAGGGGTGGATATTGCAGGAGACCGGAGCCGGCGTCGATTCGGGGCCTTCTACCTTGAATTCCGCGGTCGCTCCGGCCGGGATCAGCGGATTGCCCTGCAAGTTCTTGCCGCCGACGTTGGTGTTGTGGGCCACGGGATCGGAATTCTTCACCGACAGCGTTTGGCCGATGCGGATTTTCTGGACGTGCGGCTCGAACCGGCAGCCTTTGTTGTCAAGCGTCACGGAATCGCCGGCAGACTTTTCGTATTCCTTGTTCACGGGAATCTTCGGCGTGCGGACGTAAATCACGACGTTGGCGATTCCCTTGTCCTTTCCGATCACCAGCGACTCGTTGAAGAGCGGATGAACTCCGCAGACCGCCTGATCTTTGTCGATCGTCAGCGCCGCGGGGCTCGGCGCGCTTCCGTCCAAGATAAATCGCCCCTTCAACGTAGCCCAGCCCTCGAGCCGCTTGAGCTGGGTCGCGCCGCTGGCGGTTTCGGCCGCTTTGCCAGCCTTGCTCGGAGCGGCGCTGAATCCCTCGCGGATTTTCAGCGCAGCGGCCATGTTCGCCTCGGGACCTGTTTCCAATCCGCTTCCGCATCCGACAACACCGACCAAGGCCGATGCGCCGATCAGAACCACCAGGACCGGTGACCGTGAACTTTTCATAGTCGTTATTCGCCAATCGCGATTGGCAATCACTTGTTGAACTGGTCCGCTGGGAGTTTGATGTCTCCCAGATCGGTGTCCTTGCCTGCTTCGATCGCCACCTTGAGGACTCCCTTGGGCCATTTAACCTGCTGCCCCTTCAGGACGGCATCCTGAACGTAGCCCGATCGCTCTTGATACACGATGAACTCGAGATCGCCGGCCGGAAGGTTCTTGATCTCGAATGTGCCGTCCTTCTTGGAAACCGCGAAATAAGGACTCGACCGCACCAGCAGCCGCGCCTTCATCCAGGGATGGATGTTGCAGCTCACCATCGCGGGGAGCGCCTCGGGCGCCTCGATCTTCTGGTCCGAGGTCTGACCGGCGGCGATCAACGGATTGATCTGAAGGTTCCGCCCGACCACGTTCGTATTATGGGCGACCGGATCGGAGTTCTTTAGTTCTAATGTCTGGCCGACTCGAACTCCTTGCACGTGCGGCTCGAAGCGGCAGCCGTGGTTGTCGAGCACGATCGTGGCGTCCGCCGACTTTTCATAATCGGGATGGATATTCACTTTCCCTTTGACATAGATCATCACATTGGCCAGGCCGCCGTTGGGATCTACGACCAGGTCTTCAGCGACGAGGCCTTTATCGCCGCAAACGGCCTGATCCTTGTCCACCGTGATCGGGGTCGGCGCCGGCGCCGCGCCGTCGTAGACGAACTTCCCTTTCAGGTTGCCCCAATCGTCGGCCCGTACAGGGCCGGGACCGATCACCGCTGCGATTGCGGACAACAACAGCGCGAAAAACGAAAAACGCGACATGGAAAGTTCCTCCAGGGGCCGATCAGAAATCTAATGCTGATTCACTTCTCCGACGCCTCGACTCTCAATTCGTCAACCGGCTTTGCCGATGCCGCCGCGCCAGGGGCCGGTCCGGCGGGTTTGACGAGTGTCTTGATCGATATCTGGTCTTGGGCAAAAAGATCGAAATTCATCAACAAATCGACCAGCCCTTCGATTTGATCCTCGCTGGTTCCTTTGTAGAGATTCTGCGCGACGGGCGGGGCCGGCGGCGGCGCAATATTTTGCGGCATCCCCGTGTAAGGCAAGATGCGGGCCGGATCGCCGATCCAACGATGCACGTATTCAGAGCGCATCCGGTCGTGAACGCGATCGAGCCGCGGGGCCATCGCCCGCGGGCTGCCAGTGGGCGAAAAGTCTCCCACCTTGTGGCACTTCACGCAGAAGTTGTTGTCCACGACGATCCCGAGCGCCCCTTCGAGATGTTTGGGGTGCGCCAGTTCGACCTCGTCGAGATGATCGGCCCGAGTACGATCGTCGAATTCATACGGATACTCGGCGCCGTCCATGGCGGCGAAATAGCTCGCCAGCTTTGTCGCCTCGGCTGACGACATATTGAACTTAGGCATCCGCAGCACGGCGGCCGGGCGAATCTGGAATGGATCGAGGAGGAAATCGTGCAGCCAATTGGTTTGCACCTTCTTTCCTTCGCCGATCAGCGGCGGCGGGAGCCAGCCCCAGGCCTCGTTCGGCTTTTCCTTGTACGTCGGCTCGTCGGCGACAACATAGGGGAGAGCGTAACGGGCCAAGTCGCCGCCGCGCGCCGGATAGCGCTTCGCGACTGCGGCCACCGGCACTTGAAGATCCTTGCCGACCACGCGCTCTCCGCCATCGACGACCGCCGCTTGAAAGTTCAGGAACGTGCTGGTGGGCACCGGCGCCTTATTCGGATTGTCCTCATCCTCGACTGCTTCGATCACCGGCCCGCCTTGGAGATTCACGCGCGGCATCCCGACGATGGTGGCCTTTGCCAAGCCGCGCCGATCGAGGGCTTTCGAGTCCGCGATCTCCTTCGCCGTAAAATGGGTCATCACGAATGGGAAATCGACCACGGTGGGGGCTTTGCCGAAATCGCCTGGTTTGAATTCCAGCTCCCAGCGTTCCATTTCGAGCATGTGGCAGCCGCCGCAATTGAACTTCTCGAGCACCTTGCGTCCGGAGACGATCGCCTCCTTGGTCGGCGTCGGACGATAGACGAACGCCGGCGGAGGCGGCTCGGAAACCAGCCCGAGCACGAATGTCATCACTTGCTCGATCTTCTCCTGGTTCTGCTCTTCACCGACCGCAAAGTGGAACTTCGGCATCCGCAGCCGCTCGTTGTATTTCTTGTTCTCGGTCTTCTTGAAGTCGTAGCTCCGCGGCGCTCGCAACTTCTGCCAGAGAAAGCCCTCGCGCTCTTCGCCGAGCAGCTTTTCCATGAAGTAGCCAATGTCCGGCTGAAGATCCGCAAGCGAGAACTCGCGCTCGGGCTCGGCGGGGACCTTCGCGCCGTGCGCATCGTGCACCGCGCCAGCCGACGATCCAGCGGCGTCTTTCGCGGCCGATTCGGGCGGCGCCGCACCGGGGAGCCCCACGCTACTGCGTCCTTTGGGGTCGTGCGTCAGGTATTCCTCGATCTGCTCGAAGGCCAGCCGCGACGGCAGCTTCCGCCCCCAATCAGCCAGTGCCGTGCCGATGGTCTTCGAGTCCTCGAAGCCCGGAATGTCATGGCAGCCGTAGCAGCCGTATTTGCCGATCGAGCGGCGGCCGACGTATTGGAGCGTTCGGGTCAATCGAGCCTTCTTTTGTTCGGGCGTTTGGTCGCCGGCTTTAGACCTTTCGCCCACAACGCGGTCCGGATTAATCAACACCGCTTCATCACCCTGGACCACGTCGGCCTGTGAGGCCGGGATTCCGCGCTCGATATAATCCTGGGCACGTTCGACTGGGAACTTATCGCTCAAGTTGGCCACTGCTAACTCGTCGAGGGTCTTTTCATCGGCCGAACTCATTTGCTCCGCCAGAGCGTTGTCCGGCTTCCAATCCTGTTGCGAATTCATCAGGAATTCCGTGACGTCGTCGGCTGGGTCGGGACCGGTTGCCTTCCCGTCGGCATTCATCTCCGGCAGCAGGAACAGGACCGGCATGAAGGTCCGCGGATGATACCGGCTCGGATCGCGGACCCAGCTATAAAGCCATTTCCGGCCGTTCGGCGAACTGGCCAACTTGGCTCCGATCCGCGACAGGTCCGGACCTTGGGTCGCCTTCAACTCCGGGAAATCCTCGCCGCGCAATTCGGCCGGCACCTTTTGCAGCAAGTCTTGCCACTGCGCGACGTTCTCTTTCTTGAAGTCGGCATGTTGATGGCAGGCGAGGCAGCCGCGCGTTTGAAAAGCCTTCTTGCCGCGGGCGACCTTGTCGCCTTTATCGACGAACGCGGCACCCGCGGACGGCTCGATGTATTTGAACGGCTGGCTCGAGCTGAGAAGATAGCTCGTGATCGCGCGGACCTCGATCGGCTCCAGCCGCTCGGCGTCCTCCAGCCCGCGGCCATCGAGATGGTCCCACTGGCCGAAGAATCGCGGCATTCGCGTGTCGGGACGGAAACCCTGCGGGTTTGCGATCCAACTCGTCATGAACTCAAAGCTCAATTTGCTGGCCACGTGCCGCAAGCTGGGACCGACCTTCCGCTCCGTGCCGGGGTTATCGACATCTTTGAGCACTCCTTCCATCCGCAGCGAATCGTCGGACAGGATGGGCTTCGGTGGTTTGGAACCCTCGGCGGTCGGCTTGGCCCGCTCGGCATCTTGCGAAACCAATTCCCAGAGGCGATGGCGGGCCGTTTCGTTTTCGGGATGGAATTCGACATCTTCCGCCCAGGCGACCGCTTGCTTGCCGAGCTTTGCCAATCCCGGATCGACGAGCAATTGTGCGGCCGCGGCAGAGTAGTTCGGCTCGAGCCGCAGATCGGGACCGATCCGCCGCTTGCCGTCGAAGCCGTTGATCTCGTGGCAGCCAAAACAGCCATAGCGTCGAATGATTTCGTATCCCGCCACCAGCTTCGGCGCCGGCGGGTCCGGAAACTCGCGGCTCCGCTCCAACTCCACCACCTCATGGTGGCACTTCAGACAAGTGCTCTCCATGAACCGATGTGGATACATCGGATAGGTCCAGTTCTCGTTGTTGAACCATTGATGCTGGCGTCCCCAGATTTCCGCCTGATCCAGATTGTCCGGCGTGTGCGAGGCCCATTTGAACGCGGTGGCGCTCCCTTGCCCTTGATGGCAAATCGTGCAGCCGAACTTGGAAACCGGATGCGGGCTAAGCGAGCCGACGAACAGATCGAGGCGCGGATGCGTCGCGAACGGATGCGGCACGCCGCGGCGGATCGATAGCTTGAGCTTCTTGCCCCAACCTTCTTGTGCCATCAAAACATCCATGGCCTGCGCCGGCTTGTAGACCCGCGCGCCGTTGATCGCTTCGATCACGTCCCCCCCCATGAGTCCCGCGGTCGCGGCAGGTGTCAGCGGATACACGGCGGAGATCGTCACGTCGGCAGGACTGAACACGCCCGCGTCGGCCAGGTGAAGACCGTAGAGCGAGTCAAGTGATGGCGCGGCCGATCCTTCTTTTTTCGGTTCCTCGCTCTTGGCCCCCGACTTCTTCGGGCGAGCCGGCGTGGCTAGATCGACGGTCAGCCGGGTGGTCGACGGAAACGCCGGAGATGTTGGAGCGCCGGGCAAAGTGCGCTCGACCCCTTGATGGCAAGTCTCGCAACGATCGAATCGCGCCACGTCGCGGAAATTGTTGTTCCAGGGCAACTGCGGCAGCCAACGGTTTTCGATTTTCAACGGGCTATTGAAGGCATCGAGAATTGGCAGCTCGAGGGTCTGACGGAGTTTATTCGCACCCGTGCTCAAATCGCGTTCTTCCGCCTGCTTGCGAAACTGCTCGACCTTTGCCAGTTGAACGGCGAGCGCCTTGCTGGCCTTGTCCTCTTCGGCGGTAATCCCATTGACGATGCTCTCCAATCGCTTTCTCTCATTGACGACTTTCTGCATCAGCGCGGTGGAGGCATCGACCTGGGCACGGGCGCCGTCGGCATTCTTCTGCAACTCTGCCAGTCGGTCGGCCGATTCGTTTCTTCCGACGGCTTGATCGAACTGCGACTGCGCAGCGCTAAAATTGGCCTTCTTGTCCTTCACTTCGGCGGTTAGGCCGTCTTCGCGGAAGCGAACGGCCTTCAGGAAATCATCGCCATCCATCCCCTTCAACAAAGCCGCGCGAGCGGCGCGGATTGTATCTGGGTCCGTTTGTGCAGCCAGATCGGCGGCCGATTTGCGTAGCCCCGCGGCCGCCTCCTTGCCATAGAGCGACGAGAAACTACGACCCTGGTCCTTCGCCAAGTTGACAAATGCGTCCTCTTGATCTCTGAGGGCCTTTAAGAACTCGTCGACGCGGTCGCGGTCGGCAGGAGTAAACGTTTGCTTCGCCTTGGCGAGCGACTGCTTCAACTCCTGCGTCTTATTCTCGTAATCGGTCGATTGTTGTTCGGTCGCCCGCCAGTCCGCAGTCTGCACTTCGAGATTCCGAAACGTGCGTTGAAAATCCTTCCACGGACGGTTGTGATCGTCGGCCATCATCCAGATGGTCGTGACCAACATCGCCACCGACGAGATGCCGAACACCAGGTGCATCAGCTTCGAGTCGCGCCAGGTTTGTTCGTTTGCGGGCATTCTAGGTCAAAAGTTCAAGAACCATTCGTCGATGTGCACGATGTATTTGAGATTGATCGTCCAGCGCAAGACCATCTTCAGCGGCAGCGTCAGCATGAACAGGAACAGATTCGACATCAGCATGTAGCGGAAGAATCCCATCTTGACGAACGCCTTGCGGAAGATGGTCGTCGCCAACAGCGGGGGAAGGGCGATGAAATAGACCGCCAGCGCGATGATTCCCGGCGCCTCGCGGAGGAAAATTGTGCCTAGTTGAGCGCCCAAACCGCTCCCCGACGGGGCCCGCGGCAATGGCTGATGGAGCAGATCGATCCAGAATAGCTGCGAGAGGTCGCGGTTGTTGAGCACCTCGACCTTGTGCGGGTCCCAACTCTCGAATGGCCCGAAGAAATTCCAATTCGGACCACGGAGGAATGTGCCCAGGATAATCAACGTGATCCAAAGTTCGAGGAACCCGAACTGGAACACCAGGTAGGCGAACTTCCGCTGGTTGATCGTGTAGTAGCCGCTCCCCAGCTTGTTGTAGTCGAGAAACGGGATCGCCATCAGGCCGAAGATCACCAGGCTGGGCAGCACCACCCCAGCGTACCACGGATCGAAATAGACGAGCATCTCCTGCAAACCGAGGAAGTACCACGGGGCTTTCGACGGATTCGGCGTGAGCACCGGGCTGGACGCGTATTCCAGCGGCGCCTTGAGCATGATTCCCCATACCAAGAGCAACGCCGTCACCGCGATCATGCAGATCAATTCGGTGTAGACCAAATCGGGCCAAACGAGCACCTTCTCGTCGTCCAGCTTTTCCAGCGGCGGCAAGCCCTGGCGAATCCGATCATCGTTCTTCACCGCCTTGGCAGTTGCCAACCAAGTGAAATAGCCCAACATAAACACCAGCGCCACGATCGGCACGTTGTCCGGCTTGGTGACGATCTTCTGGAAATTCGGATCGACGGCGGAGAGTCCCATCACCAACAGCGCGAGATTCAGCATCGTCCACGCAACCATCGGCCGCACGAAGAACCGCCGGCCGAGAAACATCGTCACCAGGGCAATCGTCGTCCCCACGCTGTAGACGATCGCCCCGGTCTTCCCGCTCAGAATCATGCTGAAGCTCTTGAACCACTCGGGCATTTGCGGAACCCATTCCGGATTACCGCTCATGGCCAGCGGAGCCAAAATCACAAACCCCACGGCCACCGCCACCCAGACGAGCGCCTGTCCCGGCTCGTCCTTCTGCCGCCAGAGAGAGAGGGCGCAGACGGCGTTCATTGCCGCCAACAGCAGATAGTAGACCCCGAGCCCGCCCGCGATCGATTCCAAGGCAGCAGAGGGGTCAACACTAGCGAACAGCATGGGACGAATAAATACGAAGTGCAAAGTGCGAAGTACGAAAACGAACGATACGCCCGAAGCTGTTTAGCCGCGACCCAAAGGGCAGCGCGTACCCGGCCTCCATGTCACAACGGCGCGCTGATGCCGCCGTCTTTACGGACCCGCCAGAAGTGGATCGCCAATAACAACGACACCGCTAGCGGAATCGCGACGCAGTGCAGCACGTAAAACCGATTTAACGTTTCTTCGCCGACGAACCGGGCGCCGAGCAAACCATAGCGCGCATCGGAAGCGTTGGTGATCATGTCAATCCCGCCGACGCTCAACAATTGGTGCCCCGGCCCTTCATGCCCTAGGAACGGAGTGGCCCGGGCCATGTTCGATCCGACCGTGATGGCCCAGATCGCGAGTTGATCCCAGGGGAGCAAATAGCCGGTAAACGAAAGCAACAGCGTCAACAGCAGCAGCACCACGCCCACGACCCAATTGAATTCCCGCGGCGGCTTGTAGCTGCCGGTGAGGAACACGCGATACATGTGCAGCCAGACGGTGATCACCATCGCATGAGCGCCCCAGCGGTGCAATTCGCGGAGGATGCCGAGGCTCGTCACGTCCCGCAGCGCTTGGATGTCGGTATATGCCCACTCAAGCGTCGGGCGATAGTAGAACATGAGCAGCACGCCGGTCACTGTCTCAACCAGAAACAGGAAAAACGTCACGCCGCCCATGCACCAGGTGTAGCTGAGCGCGATCCCTTGCTTCTTGATCGACACCGGGTGGAGGTGCAGGAAGAAATTCGTCAGCATCACTACGATGCGGTTGCGGCGATCGAGCGGCATCGGATGCCGAAAGACGCTTTTCCAGAGCTGCGAGTTGCGAATCGTTTCGCCGAGCGACATGAGTTGGGAGTCGGAGGTCGGAGGTCGGAGGTCAGAGGTCAGAGGTCAGAGGTCGAATCATATTTGTTTAGCCGCAAGCCAACGGCGAGCGCGGCGGCATTGCAGTCGCGCGTGTCCCATCAAACCGTTA comes from Pirellulales bacterium and encodes:
- a CDS encoding cytochrome c, with the protein product MPGRRSLVWACGLAVACCAVVAGCGQSVAEFHLNMVAMTKNEVNEQQQQQIADILTALFGTPDEPFAPAETGLDLDKLRRCSGPVHRDAPTGSPKGLFREHCVHCHGISGDGAGPTAAFLNPYPRDYREGWYKFKSTKRPERPTTDDLMRTLHEGLPGTAMPSFKLLPQLDREALVEYVRFLSIRGEMELRLARLVHDSPKKGEPLKDDHDSLSAVLAPVVASWQDPVEIAVQDRPVDMQFDKIDDIAKQRAARRLSIAIGRQMFTHEAPGEFEYKPDDGSAPVKIQYQGAACIKCHGPTGLGDGQTTDYDDWTKYVWDPATWGRKPQDLIEPSVVMPLGALPERHIVPRNLRLGVYRGGRRPLDLYYRIHEGINGVPMPATDLMTAQDKAALKKISDAADKQFKAKFPDLVIGEDDADDVQEMKLRKKTEFIAKIVDPEMEKLQSRRLWNLIDYVMALPYEPGGELGVDADITNGGHGELVTR
- a CDS encoding cytochrome b N-terminal domain-containing protein, coding for MSLGETIRNSQLWKSVFRHPMPLDRRNRIVVMLTNFFLHLHPVSIKKQGIALSYTWCMGGVTFFLFLVETVTGVLLMFYYRPTLEWAYTDIQALRDVTSLGILRELHRWGAHAMVITVWLHMYRVFLTGSYKPPREFNWVVGVVLLLLTLLLSFTGYLLPWDQLAIWAITVGSNMARATPFLGHEGPGHQLLSVGGIDMITNASDARYGLLGARFVGEETLNRFYVLHCVAIPLAVSLLLAIHFWRVRKDGGISAPL